A single window of Methanoregula sp. DNA harbors:
- the argH gene encoding argininosuccinate lyase, with amino-acid sequence MRTDVVRLGRLSGERTGEMMHFLSSMRADRCIADADVLVDIAHVLMLDKQKIIDRDIAKQILPALLELYDEGVPEEVFDDRFEDVHAGIEALLIEAVGAEAGGRMHMGRSRNDEVATCIRIKLRDDVLKQMAALLKVREVLVALAAQHIDSVMPGFTHMQHAQPTTLAHHLLAYEQAFSRDFDRLKEAYIRINLSPLGAAAFASTGYPINRELAAGFLGFEGLVTNTMDAVATRDFALETLADLSILMANVSRLCEDLIIWSTWFVRFVTLDDAFCSTSSIMPQKKNPDIAEIMRAKTGSVFGAYTGALLTVKGLPMSYNRDLQELTPNIWRGMRDAKESLRMLVDMLSSATFDTKRMREESGKNFATATELADTLVRNYSLAFRTAHNIVGRAVQKGYLNLETLDTAARELNAGISFVEKGLTQDQIREALDVDASIALRKVSGGPAPLAVKIAIEECKKQLDTDSTLIDERLTKLSKAKDDLITEARRLVP; translated from the coding sequence ATGCGAACCGATGTTGTGAGGCTGGGGCGCCTCTCGGGGGAGAGGACAGGCGAGATGATGCATTTCCTCTCATCGATGCGTGCGGATCGGTGTATTGCCGATGCCGACGTGCTGGTGGATATTGCGCATGTGCTGATGCTGGACAAACAGAAGATCATCGACCGCGATATCGCGAAACAGATCCTGCCCGCGCTCCTCGAACTCTATGATGAAGGGGTACCGGAGGAGGTGTTTGATGATCGTTTCGAGGACGTTCACGCAGGCATCGAGGCACTCCTCATCGAAGCAGTCGGTGCGGAAGCCGGCGGGCGCATGCACATGGGGCGCTCGCGCAATGACGAGGTCGCCACCTGCATCCGGATCAAGCTGCGCGACGATGTCCTCAAGCAGATGGCAGCGCTCCTCAAGGTGCGGGAGGTGCTGGTCGCCCTTGCCGCACAGCATATCGACAGCGTCATGCCCGGTTTCACCCATATGCAGCACGCCCAGCCGACCACGCTCGCCCACCACCTTCTCGCGTACGAACAGGCGTTCTCACGGGACTTCGACCGGTTAAAGGAAGCATATATCCGGATAAACTTAAGCCCGCTTGGCGCAGCTGCATTTGCATCCACCGGCTATCCCATCAACCGCGAACTTGCCGCAGGCTTCCTTGGGTTCGAAGGGCTGGTCACCAACACGATGGATGCAGTGGCAACCCGGGACTTTGCCTTAGAAACGCTCGCCGATCTTTCCATCCTGATGGCAAATGTGAGCCGGCTCTGCGAGGACCTGATCATCTGGAGCACGTGGTTTGTCAGGTTCGTCACCCTTGACGATGCATTCTGTTCGACGTCCTCCATCATGCCCCAGAAGAAGAACCCGGATATCGCAGAGATCATGCGGGCAAAGACCGGATCGGTTTTTGGGGCGTACACGGGTGCGCTCCTGACGGTCAAAGGGCTCCCGATGAGCTACAACCGGGACCTGCAGGAACTCACCCCCAATATCTGGCGCGGGATGCGGGACGCAAAAGAGAGCCTGCGCATGCTCGTGGACATGCTCTCAAGCGCAACCTTTGATACCAAACGGATGCGGGAGGAATCAGGGAAAAACTTCGCCACGGCAACCGAGCTTGCCGATACGCTTGTCCGGAACTACAGCTTAGCGTTCCGCACTGCCCACAATATTGTAGGGAGAGCGGTGCAGAAAGGGTACCTCAACCTTGAGACGCTGGATACTGCGGCACGGGAACTCAACGCAGGGATCTCGTTTGTAGAGAAAGGGCTCACGCAGGACCAGATCCGGGAGGCGCTGGATGTGGACGCTTCGATCGCCCTGCGCAAGGTATCCGGGGGCCCGGCCCCGCTTGCAGTGAAGATCGCAATCGAGGAGTGCAAAAAACAACTTGATACTGATTCGACTCTTATCGACGAGCGGCTCACAAAACTCTCAAAGGCAAAAGACGATCTTATCACCGAAGCTCGGAGGCTGGTACCATAA
- the gatE gene encoding Glu-tRNA(Gln) amidotransferase subunit GatE, giving the protein MGSEKTGLIAGIEIHQQLNTQEKLFCHCPTLLRDTAEHSGEFFRFLRATESEMGEIDRAAQEEMKRDRKYTYYTYDTTCLVENDEEPPAPLNDEALTVCLTIAKMFSMTPIPQVHTMRKLVIDGSNTSGFQRTALVATNGDLPGGGRIETVCLEEEAAQRVKNDCFSLDRLGIPLIEITTSPCMHTPEEVQQVAEHIGMVLRSTGKVKRGIGTIRQDVNISIDGGARVEIKGVQELDLIAEAVRREVQRQQNLISIRNELKKRGAAVDESRVTDITALFKETKSAILKKAKRIDAIILPGFAGLVRREIQPDRRLGSEISDYAKVCGVGGIFHTDELPAYGITADEVTALRQQLNAGDHDCVVIVAGANEKQAGCAARQVLLRAKMAILDQPVPEETRKMLESGSTAYMRPLPGAARMYPETDVLPVIIDEKRWAAVAVPELLAAKTERYAREFGIDRNYAAQLASSERLPLFERAIKEGIMPKLAAFSLLSTSTELRREGVEMRNVPDDAYLAIWHAVQQGKAAKEAIPDLLRSVASGSSVKDALDRLVPAISRDELQSIIKKIIADKSDFIRAKQKAALGPLMGIVMAEVRGSVDGKVVSEILKKEIEQELAKKGK; this is encoded by the coding sequence ATGGGCTCTGAGAAGACCGGGCTTATCGCAGGTATCGAGATCCACCAGCAGCTGAACACGCAGGAGAAGCTCTTCTGCCATTGCCCAACGCTGCTCCGCGACACTGCTGAGCATTCCGGAGAATTCTTCAGGTTCCTCAGGGCAACTGAGAGCGAGATGGGCGAGATCGACCGGGCGGCGCAGGAGGAGATGAAAAGGGACCGGAAATACACGTATTATACCTACGATACCACATGCCTCGTGGAGAACGACGAGGAGCCCCCGGCGCCTCTCAACGACGAGGCGCTCACGGTCTGCCTAACAATCGCTAAGATGTTCTCCATGACGCCCATCCCACAGGTTCACACGATGCGCAAGCTCGTTATCGACGGTTCGAATACGAGCGGGTTCCAGCGCACTGCCCTTGTTGCAACGAACGGCGACCTCCCGGGCGGCGGACGGATTGAGACCGTCTGCCTTGAGGAGGAGGCAGCACAGCGGGTAAAAAATGACTGCTTTTCGCTTGACCGGCTCGGGATCCCGCTCATCGAGATCACGACCTCTCCCTGCATGCACACGCCAGAGGAGGTCCAGCAGGTCGCAGAGCACATCGGCATGGTTCTGCGCTCCACAGGAAAGGTGAAGCGCGGGATAGGGACGATCCGGCAGGACGTGAACATCTCAATTGACGGTGGCGCCAGGGTCGAGATCAAGGGCGTGCAGGAGCTCGACCTCATCGCAGAAGCGGTCCGTCGCGAGGTGCAGCGGCAGCAGAACCTGATTTCCATCCGCAATGAGCTGAAGAAGCGGGGGGCGGCAGTTGATGAGAGCAGGGTGACCGATATCACGGCACTCTTTAAGGAGACAAAATCCGCTATCCTCAAAAAAGCGAAGCGGATCGATGCGATTATCCTTCCCGGGTTTGCCGGGCTGGTCAGGAGAGAGATCCAGCCTGACCGCCGGCTCGGCTCCGAGATCTCTGATTACGCGAAGGTATGTGGGGTCGGCGGGATCTTCCACACTGATGAACTGCCGGCATACGGGATCACTGCAGACGAAGTAACAGCCCTCAGGCAGCAGTTGAACGCAGGCGACCATGACTGTGTCGTGATTGTTGCAGGTGCAAACGAGAAACAGGCAGGCTGTGCCGCACGGCAGGTACTCCTGCGGGCAAAGATGGCAATATTAGATCAACCAGTACCAGAGGAGACGCGGAAGATGCTTGAGTCCGGGAGCACCGCGTACATGCGCCCGCTCCCAGGTGCCGCCCGCATGTATCCAGAGACCGATGTGCTGCCGGTGATTATCGATGAAAAGCGGTGGGCTGCGGTTGCGGTGCCGGAACTGCTTGCCGCAAAGACCGAGCGCTATGCACGTGAATTCGGCATAGACAGAAACTATGCTGCACAGCTGGCCTCATCGGAGAGACTGCCCCTGTTCGAACGTGCAATAAAGGAAGGGATAATGCCAAAACTCGCGGCATTCTCCCTCCTGTCCACATCTACGGAACTTCGCCGTGAGGGTGTTGAGATGCGGAATGTGCCAGATGACGCATATCTTGCGATCTGGCATGCGGTTCAGCAGGGCAAGGCTGCAAAAGAAGCTATTCCTGATCTGCTCCGTTCCGTAGCTTCGGGGAGCAGTGTTAAGGATGCTCTCGATAGACTCGTTCCCGCAATCTCCCGAGACGAACTCCAGTCCATTATCAAGAAGATCATCGCGGATAAATCGGACTTTATACGGGCAAAACAGAAAGCAGCGCTCGGGCCGTTGATGGGAATCGTGATGGCGGAGGTCCGGGGTTCGGTGGACGGGAAGGTTGTTTCGGAGATTTTAAAAAAGGAGATCGAGCAGGAGCTTGCCAAAAAGGGGAAGTAA
- a CDS encoding ABC transporter substrate-binding protein, protein MKRISLAVFAILAVALVLLTAGCTQPQTSSKVTEIRIGYQPSTHQMAEITAMSKGWWQQDLAPLGVVNVSDKVFPSGPPEMQAMLAGDLDVAYVGAAPVLSALATGLDAKIVAGVNSQGSDLVVSNDLAYTGPHSLSMKTIATFPAGSIQDTILRDWLKKNNLTPDKDVFIKGMTPGDAVTAITAGKVDAIFLPTPSPSTVVNQGKGRIVVHSGEMYPNHTCCVLVVSGKLIREHPEIVRQIIKTNDRAVAFNQQNLDEAAAIYANKTGANLADVKASLKEWDGSWVSDPSIIVSPVLDYAKIQYDLGYIKKPLTKEEIFDLSFYQKS, encoded by the coding sequence ATGAAAAGAATCTCTCTTGCAGTGTTTGCCATTCTGGCAGTCGCACTTGTACTGTTAACCGCCGGCTGCACCCAGCCGCAGACATCCTCCAAAGTGACCGAGATCCGCATCGGGTACCAGCCAAGCACCCACCAGATGGCCGAGATCACCGCCATGAGCAAGGGCTGGTGGCAGCAGGATCTTGCCCCGCTTGGTGTCGTCAATGTTTCCGACAAGGTCTTCCCGAGCGGCCCGCCCGAGATGCAGGCAATGCTTGCAGGTGACCTCGATGTTGCCTACGTTGGTGCAGCCCCGGTCCTCTCCGCGCTCGCCACCGGGCTTGATGCTAAGATCGTTGCAGGTGTCAACTCGCAGGGCTCCGACCTTGTTGTCAGCAACGACCTTGCCTATACGGGCCCGCACAGCCTTTCTATGAAAACGATTGCCACGTTCCCGGCGGGGAGCATCCAGGACACCATCCTCCGGGACTGGCTCAAGAAGAACAACCTCACCCCTGACAAGGATGTCTTCATCAAGGGCATGACCCCGGGCGATGCAGTAACGGCGATTACGGCCGGCAAGGTCGATGCCATCTTCCTGCCGACACCCTCGCCGAGCACGGTCGTGAACCAGGGCAAGGGCAGGATCGTTGTCCATTCCGGTGAGATGTACCCCAACCACACCTGCTGTGTCCTCGTGGTCAGCGGCAAGTTGATCCGCGAGCACCCGGAGATCGTCCGGCAGATCATAAAGACCAACGATCGGGCAGTTGCCTTTAACCAGCAGAACCTTGACGAAGCAGCAGCGATCTATGCCAACAAGACCGGTGCGAACCTGGCAGACGTGAAGGCCTCTCTGAAAGAATGGGACGGCAGCTGGGTTTCGGACCCCAGTATCATCGTCAGCCCGGTCCTTGACTATGCGAAGATCCAGTACGACCTCGGGTACATCAAGAAGCCCCTGACCAAAGAGGAGATCTTCGACCTGAGCTTCTACCAGAAGAGCTAA
- a CDS encoding helix-turn-helix domain-containing protein, with protein sequence MAQVDPIDRLVRAALISDDEFVGTLNNLLKHELRISVRELSEKSGISQSSLYKLLHGRRSPNLSTLREIVRALRHLYHVSDEEFIGLIAARPVLESVEERVADIDGHRMRVREYPVHTMEDAIVAAVRAEREGAIAIVCAPIVSSIIEQLVHVPVATIIPRESVQRAIELAAKKAWI encoded by the coding sequence ATGGCACAAGTGGACCCTATCGACCGGCTCGTGCGCGCAGCGCTCATCTCTGATGATGAATTTGTCGGGACGCTCAATAATCTCCTGAAACATGAGCTCAGGATCAGTGTGCGCGAGCTCTCGGAAAAGAGCGGGATCTCCCAGAGCTCGCTCTATAAACTCCTGCATGGAAGACGTTCCCCGAACCTCTCCACGCTCAGGGAGATCGTCCGCGCCCTGCGTCATCTCTACCATGTAAGTGACGAGGAGTTCATCGGGCTGATCGCAGCCCGCCCGGTGCTGGAGAGCGTGGAAGAGCGGGTTGCGGATATCGACGGGCACCGCATGCGGGTACGCGAATACCCCGTCCACACGATGGAAGATGCGATTGTCGCAGCAGTGCGGGCGGAACGGGAAGGTGCAATCGCGATCGTCTGTGCCCCGATCGTCAGCAGCATCATCGAGCAGCTCGTCCATGTACCGGTGGCGACGATCATCCCCCGCGAATCGGTGCAGCGGGCTATCGAACTCGCCGCAAAAAAGGCGTGGATTTAA
- a CDS encoding ABC transporter ATP-binding protein, which produces MGKLQILNLNQFFPRDDGSRLHVLENFSLEVQDKEFVCILGPSGCGKTTLLRLIAGLDAAESGAILLDGEEMRGTNPKVGIVFQEYSLFPWRNVLDNVAFGLEMQGMERDERHRQAARYLDLVGLTQFANSYPSELSGGMRQRVAVARALALDPVVLLMDEPFGALDAQTRNMLQHELLTIWEKTKKTIIFITHSVDEAVFLADRIVVLTPRPGRVCETIPLELPRPRDRTSIEFAKFRRHVLDLINLPKCELQ; this is translated from the coding sequence ATGGGCAAGCTCCAGATCCTTAACCTGAACCAGTTCTTCCCGCGGGACGACGGCAGCCGGCTCCATGTGCTGGAAAACTTCAGCCTTGAGGTGCAGGACAAGGAGTTTGTCTGCATTCTCGGCCCGTCTGGCTGCGGGAAGACGACGCTGCTGCGCCTGATTGCGGGCCTTGATGCCGCGGAGTCGGGTGCAATACTCCTTGACGGCGAGGAGATGAGAGGCACGAACCCGAAAGTGGGGATTGTCTTCCAAGAGTACTCACTCTTTCCCTGGCGCAATGTTCTCGACAATGTCGCGTTCGGGCTCGAGATGCAGGGTATGGAACGGGATGAGCGGCACCGGCAGGCTGCCCGGTATCTCGATCTCGTGGGCTTAACCCAGTTTGCGAATAGCTACCCGTCTGAGCTCTCCGGCGGGATGCGCCAGCGGGTCGCGGTTGCCCGGGCGCTCGCCCTCGACCCGGTCGTGCTCCTGATGGACGAGCCGTTCGGGGCCCTCGATGCCCAGACCCGGAACATGCTCCAGCACGAGCTCCTTACGATCTGGGAGAAGACAAAAAAGACGATCATCTTCATCACCCATAGCGTTGATGAAGCGGTCTTTTTGGCAGACCGTATCGTCGTGCTCACCCCCCGGCCCGGCCGGGTCTGCGAGACCATCCCCCTTGAACTGCCGCGACCGCGGGACCGGACAAGCATCGAGTTTGCGAAGTTCCGGCGCCACGTGCTCGACCTGATCAACCTGCCGAAGTGTGAGCTCCAGTAA
- a CDS encoding ABC transporter permease produces the protein MTTIGSMVHRIRKHWLGALAIVLALVVWECYASFIVRNSFLLPGPTDVFHAFFSLLSKGILLADFEVSLLHFAIGLTGALLIGIPIGIAMGWNRQADEFLNPLIEILRPIPPLAWIPFAIIWFGFTPVSAGFVIFIGAVFPILINTYTGFRGVPRIFVEAGRMLGCNRTKDQIRYIAFPAALPSVVSGIRIATGVGWMCLVAAELFGVSNNGLGKDLWFYYNLHQMDAVVVYMILLGLIGLVIDIVFRYYIDRHFLKWRTGEVA, from the coding sequence ATGACCACCATCGGAAGCATGGTACACAGGATCAGGAAACACTGGCTCGGCGCCCTTGCCATAGTCCTTGCCCTCGTTGTCTGGGAGTGCTATGCCTCGTTTATCGTCAGGAACAGTTTCCTGCTCCCGGGCCCTACAGACGTTTTCCACGCCTTTTTCAGCCTTCTTTCGAAAGGGATCCTCCTTGCCGATTTCGAGGTGAGCCTGTTGCATTTCGCTATCGGCCTTACCGGCGCCCTCCTCATCGGCATCCCGATCGGCATTGCGATGGGATGGAACCGCCAGGCCGACGAGTTCCTCAACCCCCTCATCGAGATCCTCCGGCCGATCCCCCCGCTCGCGTGGATCCCGTTTGCGATTATCTGGTTTGGCTTCACGCCGGTCTCGGCCGGCTTCGTCATCTTTATCGGGGCGGTCTTTCCTATCCTGATTAACACCTATACCGGCTTCCGGGGCGTTCCCCGCATTTTTGTCGAGGCTGGAAGGATGCTCGGGTGCAACAGGACGAAGGACCAGATACGGTACATCGCGTTCCCGGCTGCCCTGCCGTCCGTCGTCTCCGGGATCCGGATCGCGACCGGAGTCGGGTGGATGTGCCTGGTTGCCGCGGAACTCTTTGGCGTCTCCAACAACGGTCTAGGAAAAGACCTCTGGTTTTACTACAACCTCCACCAGATGGATGCCGTGGTGGTGTACATGATCCTCCTCGGCCTGATCGGCCTTGTTATCGACATCGTTTTCCGGTACTATATTGACCGGCACTTTCTGAAGTGGCGGACTGGGGAGGTTGCCTGA
- a CDS encoding AMP-binding protein — MPATPPENNPYHEDRYSRFSITVPEYYNFGYDVIDAWAERAPKKTALLWVNGQGEEKRYTFRDLKNESDMAARVLHRSGIKKGDRVFIMLPRVTDWWVLIVALTKIGAVYTPAPTMLTSHDIAYRLCAGMFSLVITDLENAPKVQESELGGSGKVGLMVVDGELPGWISYPGELASLPSPMPAEDNLPSRMMTKSSDPLVIFFTSGTTGNPKMVLHDHSYPLGHIVTAQLWQDLKPSDLHFTISDTGWAKSAWGNLFGQWIAGAAVFVYDIRGKFDPAEIPPLIEKYAITTFCCPPTIYRMLILLDLSRYDLSKLRHCVSAGEPLNPEVIRIWKEKTGHTIYEGYGQTETVLCIGALPGRECPPGSMGRPAPGWHIELHDKHGNLVGIDREGRIAVSLDPRPVGLFTGYINNGPANRKSFVKGWYYTDDKAAMDREGNFWFIGRDDDVIKASGYRIGPFEVESALLEHPSVAEAAVVGSPDPIRGMIVKAYVVLKPGYEPSKSLATDLQEHVKRETAPYKYPRAIEFTSALPKTISGKIRRTELREREIKRQDRNDEEWNQR; from the coding sequence ATGCCTGCCACCCCTCCGGAAAACAATCCGTATCATGAGGACCGGTACAGCAGATTTTCCATAACTGTACCTGAGTACTACAACTTCGGTTACGATGTAATCGATGCATGGGCGGAGCGGGCACCAAAGAAAACCGCCCTCCTCTGGGTCAATGGGCAGGGAGAGGAAAAGCGGTATACGTTCAGGGACCTGAAGAATGAATCCGACATGGCGGCACGGGTCCTGCACCGTAGCGGGATTAAAAAAGGCGACAGGGTATTTATCATGCTCCCGCGAGTCACGGACTGGTGGGTACTTATCGTCGCCCTGACCAAGATTGGGGCTGTCTACACCCCTGCCCCCACGATGCTGACGTCCCATGACATCGCCTACCGGCTCTGCGCAGGCATGTTTTCTCTTGTTATTACTGACCTTGAGAATGCACCCAAGGTGCAGGAATCTGAGCTAGGGGGGTCCGGTAAGGTCGGGTTAATGGTAGTTGACGGGGAGCTGCCGGGCTGGATCAGTTATCCGGGGGAACTCGCGTCCCTTCCATCACCAATGCCAGCCGAAGATAATTTGCCCTCCCGAATGATGACAAAATCTTCGGATCCGCTCGTGATCTTCTTCACCTCCGGAACCACCGGCAACCCCAAAATGGTGCTCCACGACCACAGTTATCCGCTCGGCCATATCGTGACAGCACAGCTCTGGCAGGACTTAAAACCATCAGACCTCCACTTCACAATCTCCGATACCGGGTGGGCCAAGAGCGCGTGGGGAAACCTCTTCGGACAGTGGATTGCGGGAGCAGCAGTCTTTGTCTATGATATCCGGGGCAAATTTGATCCAGCAGAGATACCCCCGCTCATTGAGAAGTACGCGATTACCACGTTCTGCTGTCCGCCCACGATCTACCGGATGCTAATCCTCCTCGACCTGTCCAGGTATGACCTCTCAAAGCTCCGTCACTGCGTGAGCGCCGGCGAGCCGTTGAACCCCGAGGTGATCCGGATCTGGAAAGAAAAGACCGGCCACACAATCTATGAGGGGTACGGCCAGACCGAGACTGTGCTCTGCATCGGGGCGTTACCGGGACGGGAATGCCCACCGGGCTCCATGGGAAGGCCGGCCCCTGGCTGGCACATCGAGCTCCATGACAAGCATGGGAACCTTGTGGGCATTGACCGCGAAGGCAGGATTGCGGTCTCGCTTGATCCCCGGCCGGTCGGGCTGTTTACCGGATATATTAACAACGGACCGGCAAACAGGAAGTCCTTTGTAAAGGGCTGGTATTATACAGATGACAAGGCGGCTATGGACAGGGAGGGCAACTTCTGGTTCATCGGCAGGGACGATGACGTCATCAAGGCGTCAGGGTACCGCATCGGGCCATTTGAAGTTGAGAGTGCCCTGTTAGAGCACCCGTCAGTGGCGGAAGCAGCAGTTGTAGGGTCACCGGATCCCATACGGGGAATGATTGTCAAGGCGTATGTTGTACTCAAACCCGGTTATGAGCCGTCCAAATCGCTCGCGACCGATCTGCAGGAGCATGTCAAACGGGAGACTGCTCCGTATAAGTACCCACGTGCAATCGAATTCACCAGTGCCCTCCCAAAGACAATCTCAGGAAAGATCCGCAGGACCGAACTCCGCGAGCGGGAGATAAAAAGGCAGGACAGGAATGATGAGGAATGGAACCAGAGATGA
- a CDS encoding DUF5350 domain-containing protein: protein MGKTGTTIWAQVKGVKGQIRLVPKKESELKTPGPNQRFKQGATVKNIDDAAEQQFGGRGGRRSGGRRSGGSRGGSRGGDRGAPERTGNPLIRRRMKRAKVSALGAKAKSAR from the coding sequence ATGGGTAAGACAGGGACAACCATCTGGGCACAGGTAAAAGGGGTCAAAGGTCAGATCCGGCTCGTGCCGAAAAAAGAGTCGGAACTCAAGACCCCCGGGCCGAACCAGCGGTTCAAGCAGGGAGCAACAGTCAAGAATATTGACGATGCAGCCGAACAGCAGTTCGGCGGACGTGGCGGCAGGCGCAGTGGCGGCAGGCGCAGTGGCGGCAGCCGGGGAGGGAGCCGTGGCGGAGACCGCGGTGCTCCTGAAAGGACCGGCAACCCCCTGATACGGCGCCGGATGAAGCGCGCTAAGGTCTCGGCGCTGGGCGCAAAGGCCAAGTCAGCACGGTAA
- the gatD gene encoding Glu-tRNA(Gln) amidotransferase subunit GatD, giving the protein MTAQFTPGDIVSCEVGGQKKTGTYITSRDEMAVVKLDSGYNIGILPGSCTFVKRTQPAPAKKTEVAPGSGLPDLAIVSTGGTIASRIDYRTGSVTSQFDARDILTAIPELAQVANYRAKPISTILSENMTPSIWQVLARAVYDEIKTGVAGVIITHGTDTMAYSASVLSFMLETPVPVIFVGSQRSADRPSSDNAMNAVCAASAATSDLGEVAVVMHATMSDDRCAIHRGTRVRKMHTSRRDAFRSIGIPPIGFVDYPSRRVILAPEAVRRGAHTLALHEKLEEQCGLVQFYPGMSPGILDAFSGYRGLVIAGTGLGHTSTDLIPSLRSLIDDGTVVVMTSQCLNGRVCDRVYDTGRDLLNIGVIEGGDMLPEVALTKLMWVLGQEPGRKKVSALMQADRAGECNRRSLHGL; this is encoded by the coding sequence ATAACCGCCCAGTTCACTCCGGGGGACATTGTCAGCTGCGAAGTCGGGGGACAGAAAAAGACCGGCACATACATCACCAGCCGCGACGAAATGGCTGTCGTAAAACTTGATTCCGGGTATAATATAGGTATTCTGCCGGGATCCTGCACCTTTGTAAAACGAACTCAACCGGCACCGGCAAAAAAAACCGAAGTGGCACCCGGTAGTGGCCTCCCCGACCTCGCGATCGTGTCGACCGGGGGCACAATTGCAAGCCGCATCGATTACCGGACCGGCTCGGTCACCAGCCAGTTTGACGCACGAGATATCCTCACTGCAATCCCTGAACTGGCACAGGTGGCAAATTACAGGGCAAAGCCGATATCAACGATCCTGTCCGAGAACATGACACCGTCAATCTGGCAGGTGCTTGCCCGTGCTGTGTATGATGAGATAAAAACCGGAGTGGCGGGAGTGATCATCACCCATGGCACTGACACGATGGCGTACAGTGCATCGGTGCTCAGCTTCATGCTTGAGACCCCGGTACCGGTCATCTTTGTCGGATCGCAGCGGTCTGCCGACCGGCCGTCAAGCGACAACGCGATGAACGCGGTCTGCGCAGCCAGCGCGGCAACAAGCGATCTTGGCGAAGTGGCGGTGGTGATGCATGCAACCATGAGCGATGACCGGTGCGCGATCCACCGCGGCACCCGGGTGCGCAAGATGCATACGTCTCGCAGGGATGCGTTCAGGAGCATCGGCATCCCGCCAATCGGTTTTGTGGACTACCCCTCGCGCAGGGTTATCCTTGCTCCCGAGGCGGTGCGGCGCGGGGCACACACGCTCGCGCTCCATGAAAAACTGGAGGAGCAGTGCGGGCTTGTCCAGTTCTACCCGGGCATGTCACCTGGGATTCTCGATGCATTTTCCGGGTACCGTGGCCTTGTGATCGCCGGTACCGGGCTCGGGCACACCAGCACGGACCTCATCCCGTCCCTGCGCTCGCTCATCGATGACGGGACGGTGGTTGTGATGACCTCACAGTGTCTGAATGGCAGGGTCTGCGACCGGGTCTATGATACCGGCCGCGACCTGTTGAACATTGGAGTGATTGAAGGCGGCGACATGCTCCCGGAAGTGGCTCTCACAAAGCTGATGTGGGTGCTTGGACAGGAGCCCGGCCGAAAGAAAGTATCTGCGCTGATGCAGGCTGACCGTGCCGGTGAATGCAACAGGAGGAGCCTCCATGGGCTCTGA